TTTTGGATTGAGATAGTTTTTCAGCCACGAATTTCACTAATTTTCACGAATTATTTCAGTTAAAAAGCAAATTAGTGAAATTTAGTGGAATTCGTGGCGAACTTAATATTTACTTACTTAAACTTTCCAAAATGCCATAAAACTCCAGACGGATCGTGCAGAAAACATTCGCTTCCCCAATCTAAGTGTCTTGTTGGCGTTAATTTTACACCGTATTTTTCAGTTAAATTGAGTGCTTTCAATTCATTATAATAACGATCAACATCATCAACTTCAAGAAAAATCATAGTGTTTTCGTTCCAGCTTTTATCATAATAATCTTGAAGATAAAAAGCGATTTCTCCGACTTTAAAAACAGAAAAATTATGTTCTAAAACTATTTCTTCAAAACCTAAATCTCGGTAGAAACTTCTCGAAACTTCGAAATCTTTAGAACCTATAAATGGACGAATTGATTTTATTTGGTGTTTCATTTTTTTTCAATTTTAAATATTATTAAAACCATTCAACTCCTTTATCAAGTCGATCCAAAAAGTCAGTAAATGAATTTCCTATTTCAACATGATATTTTGCATTTAAATCAATAAAAGGCGAAAGGATAATTTTTACAACATTATCATCATCAAATTCAATTCCAATAAATTCACCACTTCCATTTGTTCCAATAGCTAGTGTCTGTGGTAATTTTTCGAAAATATGATACTCTAAATTGGCATCAATTATTTCGTCTAAACTCCAAAGTTTGATGAACTCAGCTCCAATAAATTGATCAATTCCAAAATAATTCTCTAGATAAAAAATGTAGTCTTCTGGAAGATCAAATTTTAAATGCACTTGAATATCTTCAATCTCGACTGAAGAATTCTCATCGCGCTTTGGAAAATCATATTTTCTAAAAATCTCTTTTAATTCTTCTGTCATAAAATGATAAATATTTTTTAACCTTTCTTCAAAATACTTCCCAAACCGCGTCCAATTTGTTCAATAGCTTCAATTCCTTTTGCTAAAGGTGATGTCGTAAAATCTTCATAGGCATCCATGGCACTTTCTTTACGATCATCTTGCGGATAAACCAAGATTACGTTATTATTTTCAAAAGACTTTTCAAATTTATGAGGCAGTTTATCAAATATCGATTGATACGAAACAGAACCTTTTCTTGAAAGATTGAAGACAACTAAATCGGTTGGTTTCATTTCGTCTGTAATAGATTCGAAATCTTCCCAATCTGAAACATTTTTAAAGGCAAACTTGGCATTCAGTTTTAAATTATTGGCAATCTGCTGAATGGTTTCGTGTGTTTTATATTCAGCATGTATTACAATTGGAATACTTAATTCCTGAGATAAACGACAGATTTTTTGCAATAATACCAAGAAGCCAGCTCCTCTTTCTGAAAATGGAGGACAAACAAAAACCAGTCGTTTTTCTTCAATAAAATTCTTTTGAAAGCGGCAGATAAACAAACTCTTATCGACATTATTAATAATCGAATCTACATTTTCTCCAAAGATTTTATCGATAAACCCTGTTTTTCTAGGCCAGCCGACAATCACAATATCCGACATGATTTCCTTAGAAGTTCTTGCAATTCCACTTGCAGGATTGTGATCAATTCTGGCGATCGTATTAATTTTTACTTCTGAAGCAGAACCTTGAATGACAAACTTATCAGCCGCTTTTCTATATTTTAAAATATTCTTTTCTGCTTGATTATTATTAGGAACAATTGTCAGCAAAGTCACAGGATTTGAAGATTTTTTATCTTTAATTAAAAGCGCAAAATCCAATAAACTTGCTGCGGCAGAAGTTTTTGCCAAAGGAATCAAAATATGCTCATCTAAAATCTGATCTTTTCCTGTATCTTCTGGAGAAATTTCTTCTTCGCAGATGGCAATTTTCTTAGCTGCTTTTTCAGTCGCAAAGGAAGCTACAATACAAGTAATCAAAATTAGGATAATTGTTCCGTTTAAGATGTTTTCGTCTAATATTTTTGCTTTAAATCCAACTAAAATCACAGCCAAAGTTGCGGCTGCGTGCGCACTGCTCAATCCAAAAATAAGCTGTCTTTCGGTTCTCGTATATTTAAAAACAATTTGTGTAAAAAATGCCGCAATCCATTTTCCAAATATCGCTACAACACTCAACGTTCCAGCTACAATCAAAGCTGTAGGTCCGCTTAAAATAACACTTACATCAACAAGCATTCCTACTGATATCAAGAAAAACGGAATAAACAATGAATTTCCAATAAACTCAATTCGATTCATTAAAGCTGAAGAATGCGGAATTAAAGGATTTAATGCCAAACCAGCAACGAACGCGCCAATAATTGGCTCTACTCCTGCTACTTCAGCCAAAAAAGCGGCAAAGAAAACTACAGAAAGTACAAAAATATAATGAGCATGTTTTTCACTTTCCAGTTTTTTGAAAAACCATTTGGCAATTCTTGGAATAACCAAAAACATAATGGCCGAAAAAATAGCTAATGAAATGGTTAATTTGATCCAGAAAGCTTGATTTAAACTTCCCTGTGCGCTTCCCATAATCACGGCTAAAATTATCAAAACTGCAGTATCGGTCAAAATTGTTCCTCCAACAGTAATCGCAACAGCTTGGTTTTTAGCAATTCCCAATTTACTAACGATCGGATACGCTACCAATGTGTGTGTAGCAAACATACTTGCCGTTAAGAAACTCGCATTAAAATCATATTGCAGTAAATAAAAACAAACTGGAAATCCTATCGAAAGCGGCAGAATAAAAGTAAAAAAACCAAACAATAAACTCTTGTTTCGATTGGCTTTAAACTCATTCATGTCCAATTCTAAACCAGCAATAAACATGATATACAAAAGTCCAATGGTCGAAAATAAATCGACTGCTGAGTTTTTTGCTAAGATATTTAATCCATGTGGACCAATAATAACTCCCGAAATAATAAGACCAATAATTCCTGGAATATTTATTTTTTTAAGTAAAATTGGTGAGAGCAGAATTATAAAAAGTATTAACGAAAAAATCAATACGGGATTGCTAAGTGGTAATTCGAATTCTTGTAATAGATGTTTGAAAAATTCTATCATATTGTAATTTTATCTTCTTGTGGTATTAAAATTTGTAAAAAGACATTTTTCAGCATTAGAACAAAATCCCTGAAGTATTAATATTAATGAAGCAAGTCGTTTTTTAAACTCGTTCTTTTACAAAAATACCGAAAAAACACGAACTTTCTACGAAAACTGCATATTAAGGATTTAAATTTATTTCGTTGCTGAATTATTAAAATTTAATATTTTTTTTAACAAAAATTCAAGATTAACATTCAAATATAACTATCCATTGCGTTATTCAATTATCTTTGTCTTAACAAAAAACGAACAATGGAAGAATGTATCTCAGTTTTTGATATGCTTAAAATTGGTGTTGGCCCTTCAAGCTCGCATACTTTGGGACCTTGGCGAGCTGCCGAACGCTTTCTGGAAGAGCTTAAAGAGGAAGCAATTTTAGAAGATATTACAAGAGTAAAAGTCGATTTATACGGCTCTTTATCACTTACAGGAAAAGGACACGCAACAGATCTTGCCGTTATGCTGGGTTTGAGCGGTCAGGATCCTGAATATATTCCGGTTGAAGATATTGCAGGAATTATTAAAAAAATTGAAACTACAAGCGAAATCAATTTGGGCAACCAAAAAGTGATTCCCTTTTATTTTCTTCAAGATATTGTTTTCAATAAAGATTTCCTTCCTTTTCATGCCAATGGATTGAAATTTACAGCTTATAAATCTGATGATTCTGAGTATGAATCTACTTTTTATTCTATCGGAGGCGGATTCGTAGTAAAGGAAGAACGTACCAATGCGAAACAAAAAGAAGCTATAAAATGTGCTTTTCCTTATCCTGTTCAAAATGCTGCGGAATTATTAAATTATACTATTTCTGAAAACAAATCCATTTCGGAAATTGTATATGAAAATGAAATTTCGATGCGTCCAGAAGCCGAAGTACATTCTGAATTAATGCGTATTTGGAATACCATGCTAGAATGCATGTACATCGGTTGTCATTCTGAAGGTATTCTTCCTGGCGGACTTCACGTAAGAAGAAGAGCTTTTGATATGCATCAAAACCTTATTGGACTATCTAATTACACTGATCCGCAGAGCTGGCTGGAAGAAATTAGAAAAACAGAAGTTAAATTTCGTCAAATCTTAAAATGGGTAAGCTGTTTTGCATTGGCCGTTAATGAAGTAAATGCTTCTTTAGGACGAGTTGTAACAGCTCCAACGAACGGAAGTTCAGGTGTAATTCCTGCCGTTTTAATGTATTATATGGTAATTGAAAACCACAATGCAGGTGAAAAAGAAATCAAACAATTCCTAATGGTTGCTGGAGAAATTGGAAGTATTTTCAAAAAAGGATCTACCATTTCAGCAGCAATGGGTGGTTGTCAGGCCGAAATTGGCGTTTCGTCATCAATGGCCGCAGCAGCACTTTGCGAATTAATGGGCGGTACTCCCGCTCAAGTTTTGATGGCTGCCGAAATTGCAATGGAACATCATTTAGGTTTAACCTGTGATCCAATTGGCGGTTTGGTTCAGATTCCGTGTATTGAAAGAAACACAATGGGTGCTATAAAAGCGATAAACGCAGCCGAATTAGCTTTAGAAACCGATTCTAAAAATGCGAAAGTGCCGCTGGATAAAGTAATCAATACCATGTGGGAAACGGCAAAAGACATGAATTCTAAATATAAAGAAACATCAGAAGGAGGTCTTGCCGTAGCGGTAAATATGGCTGATTGTTAAAAATATTTTTCTGCCACGAATTACATAAATTTAATTTTATGCATTTTACTTAAAAATTAGTGCAAATTTGTGTAATTCGTGGCTAAAAACATAAATCAACTTCATGAAAAAACTTTACTTTTTACTTTTTTTCTGCTCGGTTTTACTGCATTCGCAGCAACGTTATTTTCTAAATTCAGATACAAGATTATATACTTCTCCAAATTCTACTTCTTTTTTAGGTTATTTTAAATATGGGGCAGAGGTTCGTTTATTGGAAGAAAATCAAAACGGCTGGCATAAAGTACAGGCAGATAATTTTAATGAAGGGTTTATTCAGGAAAAATATATTGCTAAAAGTCTTAATGCTAAAGACGTAAAAATTAGAGATACCGAAAATCCCATTTTAGAAGGAGGCGATACTTATTACGGTGGCAATCATCTTTTTGTAACTGTAGCTGGACTTAAAGCAAGGGCTTTACCTGATAAAAATGCAAAAATTAGAGAAATTCTTTTTAATGGAGATCCAGTTCCTGTAAATTACATTCCTGTAAATCCAGACGAATGGGTTAACATAAACGGGGGTTTTAATGAAGAATATGCGAAATTCACACTTCAAAAATTTCTAGGACAAAGACCTAATTTAGAAACGCTTATAAAAGATTTTGACAAACTAGATGTCAATGCAATTCCTGAACGCAAAACACTCAGCGAAAGAATTGTTGAATTGACTTGGAATAGCAATTACAATGATTTGGTTCCTGCTTATCAAAGATATTATGAGGTTATAAAACAAATTAACGATCCAAAATTAATCGCCGATACGGAATTGAATATGGTTTTAGCCAAAGCTTTATCCAAACATAAACCGCCAGAGCAAATCAGTTCTTTTATACAGAAATCGGAATATTCATTAAAAGGCGTTAAAACAAAATCATTGTATTTAACACAAACGGAATTGGTTAAAAGTTTTGGAAATCCGCCAAAAAAGTCTCGTATTTCAGATGAATGTGGTTTGTATTCCAGTGACTTATTTTATTATTATCCAGATTTAGAAGCTTCTGTTGATGAGAAACTAAACAAGGCAGAAATTATCAAAGTTTTCATTAACGAAAACAACAAATTTATTATCAATCCAAACGCTATTTTGGATCATACGTTGTCTGAAAAAGCTTTCATTGAAAAATATGGAACTTATATTGAAGCTTCGTTAAAATCACCACATAAATACTTTATCTTAATGGAAGACAGTCAATTCCGATTAGAATTCAGAGAAGGAAAATTATTTTCTATCGAAATATTCTATTATTGCTGATTCCTCATTTACAATTATTCAATACTTTTACATATTCAAAAAAAAACATAAAATGTCAGTAGCAAAGAAAGATTATAAAAGAATCACAACAAAGTCATTAATTGAAATGAAAAGCAACGGAGAAAAAATCTCTATGCTTACGGCTTACGATTATACAATGGCAAAAATTGTTGACACTGCGGGTGTCGATGTAATTTTAGTGGGTGATTCTGCATCAAATGTTATGGCGGGTCACGAAACGACACTGCCAATTACGCTAGATCAAATGATCTATCATGCTTCATCTGTAGTTCGTGCTGTAGAAAGAGCTTTGGTTGTAGTTGATTTACCTTTTGGCAGTTACCAATCAGATCCAAAAGAAGCACTTCGTTCTTCCATCAGAATAATGAAAGAAAGCGGTGGACACGCAGTGAAATTAGAAGGCGGAAAAGAAATTAAAGAATCTATTAAAAAGATATTACATGCTGGAATTCCAGTTATGGGACATTTAGGTTTAACTCCTCAATCAATCTACAAATTTGGAACGTACAGCGTTCGTGCAAAAGAGGAAGAAGAAGCTGAAAAATTAATTGAAGATGCTCAAATGCTTGAAAAAGTAGGTTGTTTTGCCGTGGTCTTGGAAAAAATTCCAGCAGATCTTGCTAAAAAAGTAGCAGACAGTATTTCGATTCCCGTAATCGGAATTGGAGCCGGCGGAGGCGTTGACGGTCAGGTTTTAGTAATTCACGATATGTTAGGAATGAATAATGAGTTTAGTCCGCGTTTCTTGCGTCGTTACTTAAACTTATACGAAGAAATGACAAAAGCAATCGGTCAATATGCTGCAGATGTTAAGTCTCAGGATTTTCCTAACGAAAAAGAACAATATTAATTTTTTGAGATGCTAAGGTTCTAAGTTACTAAGGCTCTAAGAATTTTAGTTACAAAGATTCAAAGTGACAAAGGTTTTATAAATTGCCTCCAGCTAAAGCTGGAGGTTTATTTTTAAATTGCTATATAGCTTTAGCCTAAATTTTACTATTCAAATTTTAATTAAAAAATGAAAATTCTTTCAGATAAAAATAATCTCCAAATTCTTCACGAAGACAATCACTTAATTGTGGTCAATAAACGTGTTGGTGATATTGTTCAAGGCGACAAAACGGGTGACAAACCGCTGTCTGATGTTGTGAGAGAATATATCAAAGAAAAATACAATAAACCGGGAGATGTTTTTTTGGGTGTGATTCATCGTTTGGACAGACCTACAACTGGAATTGTCGTTTTTGCCAGAACAAGCAAAGCTTTGTCTCGAATGAATGAATTGTTCAGTAATCGTGAAACCCAAAAAACATATTGGGCAGTTGTGAAAAACAAACCGAAAGAAACTAAAGCAAAACTCGTTCATTATTTAAAAAGAAACGAAAAAAATAATACTTCAAAAGCACATTCAAAAGAAGTTCCTGACAGCAAGTTAGCGAGCTTAGATTATACAGTTATCAAAGAACTTCAAAATTATACGGCTTTGGAGATCAATCTACATACAGGTCGTCATCACCAAATCCG
This portion of the Flavobacterium panacagri genome encodes:
- a CDS encoding VOC family protein, which codes for MKHQIKSIRPFIGSKDFEVSRSFYRDLGFEEIVLEHNFSVFKVGEIAFYLQDYYDKSWNENTMIFLEVDDVDRYYNELKALNLTEKYGVKLTPTRHLDWGSECFLHDPSGVLWHFGKFK
- a CDS encoding SMI1/KNR4 family protein; translated protein: MTEELKEIFRKYDFPKRDENSSVEIEDIQVHLKFDLPEDYIFYLENYFGIDQFIGAEFIKLWSLDEIIDANLEYHIFEKLPQTLAIGTNGSGEFIGIEFDDDNVVKIILSPFIDLNAKYHVEIGNSFTDFLDRLDKGVEWF
- a CDS encoding cation:proton antiporter gives rise to the protein MIEFFKHLLQEFELPLSNPVLIFSLILFIILLSPILLKKINIPGIIGLIISGVIIGPHGLNILAKNSAVDLFSTIGLLYIMFIAGLELDMNEFKANRNKSLLFGFFTFILPLSIGFPVCFYLLQYDFNASFLTASMFATHTLVAYPIVSKLGIAKNQAVAITVGGTILTDTAVLIILAVIMGSAQGSLNQAFWIKLTISLAIFSAIMFLVIPRIAKWFFKKLESEKHAHYIFVLSVVFFAAFLAEVAGVEPIIGAFVAGLALNPLIPHSSALMNRIEFIGNSLFIPFFLISVGMLVDVSVILSGPTALIVAGTLSVVAIFGKWIAAFFTQIVFKYTRTERQLIFGLSSAHAAATLAVILVGFKAKILDENILNGTIILILITCIVASFATEKAAKKIAICEEEISPEDTGKDQILDEHILIPLAKTSAAASLLDFALLIKDKKSSNPVTLLTIVPNNNQAEKNILKYRKAADKFVIQGSASEVKINTIARIDHNPASGIARTSKEIMSDIVIVGWPRKTGFIDKIFGENVDSIINNVDKSLFICRFQKNFIEEKRLVFVCPPFSERGAGFLVLLQKICRLSQELSIPIVIHAEYKTHETIQQIANNLKLNAKFAFKNVSDWEDFESITDEMKPTDLVVFNLSRKGSVSYQSIFDKLPHKFEKSFENNNVILVYPQDDRKESAMDAYEDFTTSPLAKGIEAIEQIGRGLGSILKKG
- a CDS encoding L-serine ammonia-lyase, yielding MEECISVFDMLKIGVGPSSSHTLGPWRAAERFLEELKEEAILEDITRVKVDLYGSLSLTGKGHATDLAVMLGLSGQDPEYIPVEDIAGIIKKIETTSEINLGNQKVIPFYFLQDIVFNKDFLPFHANGLKFTAYKSDDSEYESTFYSIGGGFVVKEERTNAKQKEAIKCAFPYPVQNAAELLNYTISENKSISEIVYENEISMRPEAEVHSELMRIWNTMLECMYIGCHSEGILPGGLHVRRRAFDMHQNLIGLSNYTDPQSWLEEIRKTEVKFRQILKWVSCFALAVNEVNASLGRVVTAPTNGSSGVIPAVLMYYMVIENHNAGEKEIKQFLMVAGEIGSIFKKGSTISAAMGGCQAEIGVSSSMAAAALCELMGGTPAQVLMAAEIAMEHHLGLTCDPIGGLVQIPCIERNTMGAIKAINAAELALETDSKNAKVPLDKVINTMWETAKDMNSKYKETSEGGLAVAVNMADC
- a CDS encoding SH3 domain-containing protein is translated as MKKLYFLLFFCSVLLHSQQRYFLNSDTRLYTSPNSTSFLGYFKYGAEVRLLEENQNGWHKVQADNFNEGFIQEKYIAKSLNAKDVKIRDTENPILEGGDTYYGGNHLFVTVAGLKARALPDKNAKIREILFNGDPVPVNYIPVNPDEWVNINGGFNEEYAKFTLQKFLGQRPNLETLIKDFDKLDVNAIPERKTLSERIVELTWNSNYNDLVPAYQRYYEVIKQINDPKLIADTELNMVLAKALSKHKPPEQISSFIQKSEYSLKGVKTKSLYLTQTELVKSFGNPPKKSRISDECGLYSSDLFYYYPDLEASVDEKLNKAEIIKVFINENNKFIINPNAILDHTLSEKAFIEKYGTYIEASLKSPHKYFILMEDSQFRLEFREGKLFSIEIFYYC
- the panB gene encoding 3-methyl-2-oxobutanoate hydroxymethyltransferase; this encodes MSVAKKDYKRITTKSLIEMKSNGEKISMLTAYDYTMAKIVDTAGVDVILVGDSASNVMAGHETTLPITLDQMIYHASSVVRAVERALVVVDLPFGSYQSDPKEALRSSIRIMKESGGHAVKLEGGKEIKESIKKILHAGIPVMGHLGLTPQSIYKFGTYSVRAKEEEEAEKLIEDAQMLEKVGCFAVVLEKIPADLAKKVADSISIPVIGIGAGGGVDGQVLVIHDMLGMNNEFSPRFLRRYLNLYEEMTKAIGQYAADVKSQDFPNEKEQY
- a CDS encoding RluA family pseudouridine synthase translates to MKILSDKNNLQILHEDNHLIVVNKRVGDIVQGDKTGDKPLSDVVREYIKEKYNKPGDVFLGVIHRLDRPTTGIVVFARTSKALSRMNELFSNRETQKTYWAVVKNKPKETKAKLVHYLKRNEKNNTSKAHSKEVPDSKLASLDYTVIKELQNYTALEINLHTGRHHQIRAQLSAIGSPIKGDLKYGADRSNPDGGIHLHARKLTFVHPVTKENITIIAPTPEDPIWNAV